The following are encoded in a window of Cydia strobilella chromosome 1, ilCydStro3.1, whole genome shotgun sequence genomic DNA:
- the LOC134742598 gene encoding sodium/hydrogen exchanger 9B2-like isoform X1, translated as MTNITTGANYQTHQKSYDKWWQIFCLRCHQEDETPSWEPTWWGRVFPFPIFSTYRQSAQQLLIIMFFLLSWGILYAVIGEPVSLNGEILSMTLLVIAAYLIGWLWLKMTTLPALIGMLLTGIIFQNAGLVHMTDNYGKLNQNLRKVALVIILTRAGLGLDAKVLRKHYAAVLQLGLLPWLVECLCIAITTHYLLALPWIWGFLLGSMIASVSPAVVVPCLFRLKDEGYGVAKGIPTLLLAAAAIDDSVSIAVFFIIINAMFSTGPVTWNIIKGPLSIVAGVLLGSLWGAMTSVIPEKGDIYVVPLRFLALFLGGLFSLFISSLIGWSGSGPLAIVSSGFIAAYFWEEQGWPINKNPVSNIFRILWIFFEPILFAFTGAQITISALDPQVVAMGAVCLIICLVLRITSTLLVSFGCGLNIKEKLFIGLAWMAKATVQATLGPAALDIINSGNSYGGPEELVYAKALLTVSVLSVVISAPTGAIFIALTGPRLLSKDETVRSSDEENGRQTELSSIIHL; from the exons ATGACTAATATAACCACAG GTGCAAACTATCAGACTCATCAAAAATCCTACGACAA GTGGTGGCAAATATTCTGCCTACGGTGTCATCAAGAAGACGAAACGCCATCATGGGAACCGACGTGGTGGGGAAGGGTTTTCCCATTCCCCATTTTCTCCACTTATAGGCAAAGTGCACAGcaacttttaattattatgttct TTCTCCTGTCATGGGGAATATTATACGCAGTAATAGGGGAACCGGTAAGTTTAAACGGGGAAATTCTCAGCATGACACTGTTAGTCATCGCGGCGTACTTAATCGGGTGGTTGTGGCTAAAAATGACCACATTGCCGGCACTTATAGGAATGTTGCTGACCGGGATCATTTTTCAAAACGCCGGGCTTGTGCATATGACCGATAATTATGGAAAACTTAACCAGAATTTGCG AAAAGTCGCTCTGGTCATCATACTAACGCGTGCTGGGCTCGGTTTGGATGCAAAAGTCCTACGGAAGCACTACGCAGCAGTTCTTCAACTAGGCCTTTTACCTTGGCTAGTCGAGTGTTTATGTATCGCTATTACAACGCACTACCTTCTAGCATTGCCATGGATTTGGG GTTTCCTCCTAGGCTCTATGATAGCTTCAGTGTCACCTGCTGTTGTAGTTCCATGCCTATTCCGACTAAAGGATGAAGGATATGGAGTCGCTAAAGGTATACCGACATTGCTGCTCGCGGCTGCTGCTATCGACGACTCGGTCAGCATAGCTGTATTCTTCATTATAATTAACGCCATGTTTTCCACGGGCCCCGTTACTTGGAACATCATaaag GGTCCATTATCAATCGTCGCTGGCGTATTACTAGGATCTTTGTGGGGTGCCATGACTTCCGTTATTCCGGAAAAAGGCGACATTTACGTAGTTCCTTTGAGATTTCTGGCCTTGTTTCTGGGCGGACTATTCTCATTATTCATATCAAGTCTAATTGGATGGAGCGGTTCAG GTCCATTAGCCATCGTCTCTTCTGGATTTATCGCAGCGTATTTTTGGGAAGAGCAAGGTTGGCCCATTAACAAGAACCCAGTAAGCAATATATTCAGAATACTATGGATTTTCTTCGAGCCAATACTCTTCGCGTTTACTGGAGCCCAAATAACG ATAAGTGCTCTGGACCCACAAGTGGTAGCCATGGGCGCGGTCTGCCTGATTATCTGCCTTGTACTGCGAATAACTTCTACACTTCTGGTGAGCTTTGGCTGTGGGCTGAACATTAAGGAGAAACTATTTATTGGCTTAGCATGGATGGCTAAGGCTACTGTACAGGCAA CACTTGGCCCTGCAGCATTAGACATAATAAACAGCGGAAATAGTTATGGCGGTCCTGAGGAGTTAGTCTATGCTAAAGCACTTTTGACTGTAAGCGTCCTTAGTGTCGTCATTTCAGCTCCTACCGGAGCCATCTTCATCGCACTGACCGGGCCCAGGTTATTGAGCAAAGATG AAACAGTAAGATCTTCAGATGAAGAAAACGGCCGTCAAACGGAGCTATCCTCAATAATACATCTTTAA
- the LOC134742598 gene encoding sodium/hydrogen exchanger 9B2-like isoform X2 codes for MFFLLSWGILYAVIGEPVSLNGEILSMTLLVIAAYLIGWLWLKMTTLPALIGMLLTGIIFQNAGLVHMTDNYGKLNQNLRKVALVIILTRAGLGLDAKVLRKHYAAVLQLGLLPWLVECLCIAITTHYLLALPWIWGFLLGSMIASVSPAVVVPCLFRLKDEGYGVAKGIPTLLLAAAAIDDSVSIAVFFIIINAMFSTGPVTWNIIKGPLSIVAGVLLGSLWGAMTSVIPEKGDIYVVPLRFLALFLGGLFSLFISSLIGWSGSGPLAIVSSGFIAAYFWEEQGWPINKNPVSNIFRILWIFFEPILFAFTGAQITISALDPQVVAMGAVCLIICLVLRITSTLLVSFGCGLNIKEKLFIGLAWMAKATVQATLGPAALDIINSGNSYGGPEELVYAKALLTVSVLSVVISAPTGAIFIALTGPRLLSKDETVRSSDEENGRQTELSSIIHL; via the exons atgttct TTCTCCTGTCATGGGGAATATTATACGCAGTAATAGGGGAACCGGTAAGTTTAAACGGGGAAATTCTCAGCATGACACTGTTAGTCATCGCGGCGTACTTAATCGGGTGGTTGTGGCTAAAAATGACCACATTGCCGGCACTTATAGGAATGTTGCTGACCGGGATCATTTTTCAAAACGCCGGGCTTGTGCATATGACCGATAATTATGGAAAACTTAACCAGAATTTGCG AAAAGTCGCTCTGGTCATCATACTAACGCGTGCTGGGCTCGGTTTGGATGCAAAAGTCCTACGGAAGCACTACGCAGCAGTTCTTCAACTAGGCCTTTTACCTTGGCTAGTCGAGTGTTTATGTATCGCTATTACAACGCACTACCTTCTAGCATTGCCATGGATTTGGG GTTTCCTCCTAGGCTCTATGATAGCTTCAGTGTCACCTGCTGTTGTAGTTCCATGCCTATTCCGACTAAAGGATGAAGGATATGGAGTCGCTAAAGGTATACCGACATTGCTGCTCGCGGCTGCTGCTATCGACGACTCGGTCAGCATAGCTGTATTCTTCATTATAATTAACGCCATGTTTTCCACGGGCCCCGTTACTTGGAACATCATaaag GGTCCATTATCAATCGTCGCTGGCGTATTACTAGGATCTTTGTGGGGTGCCATGACTTCCGTTATTCCGGAAAAAGGCGACATTTACGTAGTTCCTTTGAGATTTCTGGCCTTGTTTCTGGGCGGACTATTCTCATTATTCATATCAAGTCTAATTGGATGGAGCGGTTCAG GTCCATTAGCCATCGTCTCTTCTGGATTTATCGCAGCGTATTTTTGGGAAGAGCAAGGTTGGCCCATTAACAAGAACCCAGTAAGCAATATATTCAGAATACTATGGATTTTCTTCGAGCCAATACTCTTCGCGTTTACTGGAGCCCAAATAACG ATAAGTGCTCTGGACCCACAAGTGGTAGCCATGGGCGCGGTCTGCCTGATTATCTGCCTTGTACTGCGAATAACTTCTACACTTCTGGTGAGCTTTGGCTGTGGGCTGAACATTAAGGAGAAACTATTTATTGGCTTAGCATGGATGGCTAAGGCTACTGTACAGGCAA CACTTGGCCCTGCAGCATTAGACATAATAAACAGCGGAAATAGTTATGGCGGTCCTGAGGAGTTAGTCTATGCTAAAGCACTTTTGACTGTAAGCGTCCTTAGTGTCGTCATTTCAGCTCCTACCGGAGCCATCTTCATCGCACTGACCGGGCCCAGGTTATTGAGCAAAGATG AAACAGTAAGATCTTCAGATGAAGAAAACGGCCGTCAAACGGAGCTATCCTCAATAATACATCTTTAA
- the LOC134742139 gene encoding protein fuzzy homolog isoform X2 has translation MSVLVIAVATESGVPIFSRKRGNSENIQFSTIASLHGINMFSKCHNLLMVNTQVDNGNILWKEYSKSVTLIGVATGGLECDLELLLSTVHNLMIFSIGKKELDSFKNIDQIKRDLRQCYPILDYLLESIDPEAVLSPHPTLVLDLIQSILCPQAQQLQQALDNYAVSVTGRWACLSIHGHLVATSSDFGELDPREARLLLLLAATQDGAPLRETPVYLPQISPNVAFRAVTCKLLADVYILVVCGATPALSQIDEIVLQCWEGFAQVIKDAKVAHPRNFPTSINFEPCVLGILLVNTNNQRCVFSRHLHATNQKSRGMPGAHKVDILRTFYVTTARELAREDKSRSGEIDELDGMCEVTWVSEYHKCHARRSGNLLCCALYSSLVPSHTMRLITNQMIQDFSMNKEIHW, from the exons atgtCTGTCTTAGTTATAGCCGTAGCTACAGAAAGTGGCGTACCCATATTTTCGAGAAAACGAGGGAACAGCGAAAAT aTACAATTCTCAACAATAGCTTCTCTACATGGAATCAACATGTTCAGCAAATGCCATAACTTATTAATGGTCAACACTCAAGTAGACAATGGAAATATTTTGTGGAAGGAATATAGCAAAAG TGTCACACTAATTGGAGTTGCAACAGGCGGTTTAGAGTGTGACTTGGAGCTCCTACTCTCCACTGTCCATAATCTAATGATATTCAGCATTGGTAAGAAAGAGCTAGACAGTTTTAAGAACATTGATCAGATAAAGAGAGACTTGCGTCAGTGCTACCCGATTCTAGACTATTTGCTGGAGTCTATAGATCCAGAAGCGGTGCTTAGTCCTCACCCCACATTAGTATTGGATCTGATTCAGAGTATATTGTGCCCTCAAGCTCAGCAACTGCAG caaGCATTAGACAACTACGCTGTGAGCGTGACTGGTCGCTGGGCCTGCCTCAGCATCCACGGCCACTTGGTAGCTACAAGTTCGGACTTCGGTGAATTGGATCCGCGGGAGGCGAGACTGTTGCTGTTGTTGGCTGCCACCCAAGATGGAGCTCCGTTAAGGGAGACGCCTGTCTACTTGCCGCAAATAAGTCCTAAT GTGGCATTCAGAGCAGTAACCTGCAAACTGCTAGCAGATGTTTACATACTAGTGGTGTGCGGAGCGACGCCGGCGCTCTCTCAGATCGACGAAATAGTGTTGCAGTGCTGGGAAGGCTTCGCGCAGGTTATCAAGGACGCGAAGGTTGCCCATCCGAGGAATTTTCCGACGAGCATTAATTTCGAACCATGTGTTTTGGG aattctATTAGTTAACACTAACAATCAAAGATGCGTATTCTCTCGCCACCTTCACGCCACCAATCAGAAGAGCCGAGGTATGCCCGGCGCTCACAAGGTGGACATATTGAGAACTTTTTACGTCACTACGGCTAGGGAGCTGGCCCGCGAGGACAAATCACGAAGTGgggaaatag ATGAATTAGATGGAATGTGCGAGGTTACGTGGGTGTCAGAATATCACAAATGCCACGCCCGGAGATCTGGAAACCTACTCTGTTGCGCGCTCTATTCATCTTTAGTTCCCAGTCACACAATGAG ATTAATAACGAACCAAATGATTCAAGATTTTTCTATGAATAAGGAGATTCATTGGTGA
- the LOC134742139 gene encoding protein fuzzy homolog isoform X1 → MSVLVIAVATESGVPIFSRKRGNSENIQFSTIASLHGINMFSKCHNLLMVNTQVDNGNILWKEYSKSVTLIGVATGGLECDLELLLSTVHNLMIFSIGKKELDSFKNIDQIKRDLRQCYPILDYLLESIDPEAVLSPHPTLVLDLIQSILCPQAQQLQQALDNYAVSVTGRWACLSIHGHLVATSSDFGELDPREARLLLLLAATQDGAPLRETPVYLPQISPNVAFRAVTCKLLADVYILVVCGATPALSQIDEIVLQCWEGFAQVIKDAKVAHPRNFPTSINFEPCVLGILLVNTNNQRCVFSRHLHATNQKSRGMPGAHKVDILRTFYVTTARELAREDKSRSGEIGR, encoded by the exons atgtCTGTCTTAGTTATAGCCGTAGCTACAGAAAGTGGCGTACCCATATTTTCGAGAAAACGAGGGAACAGCGAAAAT aTACAATTCTCAACAATAGCTTCTCTACATGGAATCAACATGTTCAGCAAATGCCATAACTTATTAATGGTCAACACTCAAGTAGACAATGGAAATATTTTGTGGAAGGAATATAGCAAAAG TGTCACACTAATTGGAGTTGCAACAGGCGGTTTAGAGTGTGACTTGGAGCTCCTACTCTCCACTGTCCATAATCTAATGATATTCAGCATTGGTAAGAAAGAGCTAGACAGTTTTAAGAACATTGATCAGATAAAGAGAGACTTGCGTCAGTGCTACCCGATTCTAGACTATTTGCTGGAGTCTATAGATCCAGAAGCGGTGCTTAGTCCTCACCCCACATTAGTATTGGATCTGATTCAGAGTATATTGTGCCCTCAAGCTCAGCAACTGCAG caaGCATTAGACAACTACGCTGTGAGCGTGACTGGTCGCTGGGCCTGCCTCAGCATCCACGGCCACTTGGTAGCTACAAGTTCGGACTTCGGTGAATTGGATCCGCGGGAGGCGAGACTGTTGCTGTTGTTGGCTGCCACCCAAGATGGAGCTCCGTTAAGGGAGACGCCTGTCTACTTGCCGCAAATAAGTCCTAAT GTGGCATTCAGAGCAGTAACCTGCAAACTGCTAGCAGATGTTTACATACTAGTGGTGTGCGGAGCGACGCCGGCGCTCTCTCAGATCGACGAAATAGTGTTGCAGTGCTGGGAAGGCTTCGCGCAGGTTATCAAGGACGCGAAGGTTGCCCATCCGAGGAATTTTCCGACGAGCATTAATTTCGAACCATGTGTTTTGGG aattctATTAGTTAACACTAACAATCAAAGATGCGTATTCTCTCGCCACCTTCACGCCACCAATCAGAAGAGCCGAGGTATGCCCGGCGCTCACAAGGTGGACATATTGAGAACTTTTTACGTCACTACGGCTAGGGAGCTGGCCCGCGAGGACAAATCACGAAGTGgggaaataggtaggtag